The Lathyrus oleraceus cultivar Zhongwan6 chromosome 5, CAAS_Psat_ZW6_1.0, whole genome shotgun sequence genome includes the window ctaccaaccacaTTTCCACAATTTCAAATACCTTTGGAAGATTTatctttgctgttggaaccaagctgaaatttgattatggtagatttatgtttgaacaaattgtcaagcATGCTTCTACTAGTGCAGTAAAGCTGCCtatagcttttccctcaatgatttgtgggattatcctgagtcAACACCCTGGGATTCTGAGTACCAATGACCTACCAAGTAGAAGAAAACTTGCTCTATCAATACACTATAAACTGTTTGAAGGTagtcatgtcgaagacattgtcatgacatctacTATGAAAAAGCCAGGCTCAAAAGGTGGGCTTATTGCTGAGCTGAAGGAAATGTGTAAAGAGTTGGGTGTAGGAATAAGGGTAGCAACAACTAGGAAAGAATCGTTGGAAGCCCTGATTACAAGGTTGGAGCAAGCTGGAGGTGAGAATATTGAACaggctaaggaagctgaagcccaAACCTATAGTGAGAGGTTTGCAACTAAAGATGAGACAAGTGGCAATTCTGCTTCTGATGCTGATGaagctgcaagctcaagctcctctGATTAGCTCTTTTGAAGTTGGCCCCCATTCATGTGATGATGTTTTTTTTTTGCTATGTTGATGGATGTTCTGGGTTTTTTGGCAGTTATGTTCTACTACTTTGATGTgtatttttctggattttctggTTTGTTGGATTGTATCTCAGCTTGTTTAAAGCTGTGTATGTACTTGGCTCTGTAACACTTTACTTTTGACATTCTGATTGTTTGActgaatagacatttattttgtctctttggtctcttttggctaaaaagggggagaagtagctaaagtagcTATATGATGCTATACTATAGTAAATATGATATGTTATAGATAATGTTACAGATGATGTTAAATGGGGAAGTGTTCTGTATGTTATAGATGATGTTGGAGATGATGTTAAATGGGGAAATGGTTTGTATATTACAGATGATGTTGGAGATGATGTTAGATGGGGAAAGTGTTCTGTCTGTATAAAGCAGACTGGTGCTAGCTGAAGAGGGAGGTGGTGTGTTTTGAGCAtaagcgcatgtgtgtttactatgtgtttactagttgctatttttgctagtaatgtgtgtatgtttacttctgctgctgaactgatacAGTAATTATTTTCgtgatgtatgttttagccaaaatttgccaaagggggagtttgttgattctatgtgttggcatctgtcatacggtgaactggacttttttgtggttttaatcgcaatgtcgcggttagcaagagtcgccaccgacttttcttttatccaataaggaaaggtggaaaagaacaggaaagaccttaatttagattttgggttcgggaggtacattatacaaagggaaggtattagcaccctttgtatccatggttatccatgggctcttaattgctcgatcacttatattatttttaaaaaaaaagtgtttgtgaattgtttagaaaaattgttttgaaaagagaatttaactttgtaatgattcttgtatgaatatatacaaagtagttatctcgtttagttttggaaattgtttagaaaaatataactcggtaatgattctagtatgaatatataccaagtggtgattttctaaagatattttgaaaggtgtgaggtgtgaaaattgtttttagattgtgagccaacaattaagagttataccgacccaaggtctttatgagcatttcctatccttatgagggtaaaactgtccttattattgagaaataagtagttttatcctttggatgtttaagggtcatcgtagggtcatcgataggtcattgaaggcaacagttacgaggatatcttagcattcgaagggactatcatcttttaaccgtaggcaacatcggagggtcatcgagggacaaagttgtatattcgaaggcaacatccgagggactataatttattttatgatgatttaaccgaagggtctttgctaagggtatccccacgttcgcgggacatgaccgtaatatcgtaatcgtaaggcaacaaagagaggtccaagatcacttattcaaaggcaaagttttacaattaattatataattaggatgaaactccacattaaaattattaaaaataatatattaaaaaattaatacattagaaattaatacattaaaaattaatttagggtgaaactccacaagggtatcccacaaataaagtggaatacctagccaatgaccttttcctgggatatgtgaacctttacaaaactcaaaaaagaaacatgtcagaacaccaaatcagggtgcaatcgaagattacaccggagaaatatcacaacaataaataggataggatgaataatgcatggctatgataaaacataaaaaaaacagaatagaaaagtcagctactatctcgttcgcctctgcctcgcctagcgaaggccaggcgaatactcgccccaggctcgcctagcgaggtgctagcgagcggccacggattttgaatttgaaaacagccccacgttaggaactttgaattttatggcattttatcacaggaataacatgatcaaacattcagggtattcaggcatatttaaattcccatacgaaagcaaattatatatcaacatttaatcatgatgcattatatatgtagatatggccaattgaaagtataaacaatagagatacgcaaacctgtttgccaattcaaggttgaagggattgaccacttgtagtatcggaataagttaggcagcgggaattggacggcgatggcttcggtgcagatgggctgccttcagggtttctttactctgaattctccgggtaggcagggttcctatgccaaaacttctattcgttcttctctgttctcctcctcttttttttttccagtgaatctcccagtgtaactccaagtgtcactcccctactgaaacttcagtatttatagactaatttcgtgggtaatgggcttggaatgagggagacccaagtccaaaataatttgttatattttatttatttatttattttaattatttaattaattaattaaaaaaaaattctctttttttttttttttttttttttttgtttcgtctcgtttttttttttttttttttttttttggggctcagaatgaagcccgaaattttgttgtctgtcagcttcgctaggcgagcgcgtagcgaacaggccagtttgggccattttctggattgggccatccgtgagctgggcctttgtttcttcaagatcagtgttatatatgagtcggaatgccttgcaaaatgtcttgaaatattaatgggcaaattttggggtatgacagctgcccctgttcaatattcttgga containing:
- the LOC127079236 gene encoding uncharacterized protein LOC127079236, producing MDKRMKTRKGRSVAEMMSAKIAKKTTGVGPSKSWSKVDMKKRKCYEGLVKEFIVNIPEDIADKNSKEFCKVFVRGKCITFSPTVINKFLGRGVDGACELEATDNKVCREITARQVKEWPSKKHLTAGKLTVKYVILHKIGSANWHASTSAVKLPIAFPSMICGIILSQHPGILSTNDLPSRRKLALSIHYKLFEGSHVEDIVMTSTMKKPGSKGGLIAELKEMCKELGVGIRVATTRKESLEALITRLEQAGGENIEQAKEAEAQTYSERFATKDETSGNSASDADEAASSSSSD